A genomic segment from Streptomyces sp. NBC_01233 encodes:
- a CDS encoding MAB_1171c family putative transporter: MLDLFKYLTAAVMTIIAVWRFPAVRYADAHRRALWGGYAGFAIALWLYTPAVMQAVERIPIVDLSALLRHFASTAAILAALTYVATSYGKSSETVVPRHVAVSRWIARASYKTGAIGVALLTVLFFTVVDRAKPSHSFLIDHAGQWGAAVYMTVFYFFPLITTAVCGYQWTRAARQAESTSMRVGLGLMGFSMWMGLAHTVARVAILWGAVMFPLSASTVEFLVDATAVWMNALFLIVAAGASIPTTRAAAVRWKTWRTLYRIYPLWFSLVEAFPGTSLYPPGSRLAELIHMRVPSDVRLDRWTQDIADACEKLRYYAPKELLFAAEDRTASHADPEPAAEAYWIKAALQAATTGRASRYATSPLKPKPFVDTDSEAAWLTRVSVVYSHIATAQARTLLERSARTEVEPNR, encoded by the coding sequence GTGCTCGATCTCTTCAAATACCTAACTGCGGCAGTAATGACCATCATTGCTGTATGGCGATTCCCCGCAGTCCGGTACGCCGACGCCCACCGCCGGGCCCTCTGGGGCGGCTATGCCGGATTCGCCATAGCCCTTTGGCTGTACACGCCGGCAGTGATGCAGGCGGTGGAACGGATCCCCATTGTCGACCTGAGTGCCCTGCTCAGACACTTTGCCAGCACGGCGGCCATCCTTGCAGCTCTGACGTACGTCGCGACCAGCTACGGGAAGAGCTCCGAAACCGTCGTGCCCCGGCATGTCGCGGTCTCACGCTGGATCGCCCGCGCCTCCTATAAAACAGGCGCGATCGGCGTGGCTTTGCTCACGGTCCTATTCTTCACTGTGGTGGACCGCGCCAAGCCGAGCCACAGTTTCCTAATCGATCATGCTGGGCAATGGGGTGCAGCGGTCTACATGACCGTTTTCTACTTCTTCCCGCTGATCACGACTGCGGTTTGTGGCTACCAGTGGACAAGGGCGGCACGACAGGCTGAGAGCACCAGCATGCGCGTGGGACTGGGCTTGATGGGGTTCTCGATGTGGATGGGTTTGGCCCACACCGTGGCCCGTGTCGCAATCCTCTGGGGAGCGGTGATGTTCCCCCTAAGCGCCTCCACGGTGGAGTTCCTCGTGGACGCGACGGCAGTATGGATGAACGCGCTGTTCCTGATCGTCGCGGCCGGTGCAAGCATTCCCACTACCCGGGCGGCCGCTGTCCGCTGGAAGACGTGGCGTACCCTTTACAGAATTTATCCGCTTTGGTTCAGTCTGGTAGAAGCGTTTCCTGGGACCAGCCTGTACCCGCCTGGATCTCGGCTCGCAGAGCTCATCCACATGCGTGTCCCCAGTGATGTTCGCCTGGATCGCTGGACTCAAGACATTGCTGATGCATGCGAAAAGCTGCGGTATTACGCTCCGAAGGAATTGCTGTTCGCCGCAGAGGACAGAACCGCCTCTCATGCGGACCCTGAGCCGGCCGCAGAAGCGTATTGGATTAAGGCGGCGCTCCAGGCCGCCACCACGGGGCGAGCCAGCCGGTATGCCACTTCCCCGTTGAAGCCAAAGCCGTTCGTCGACACTGATAGCGAAGCGGCTTGGCTAACGCGAGTGAGTGTCGTCTATTCCCACATAGCAACGGCTCAGGCTCGAACGCTTCTAGAGCGGTCGGCGCGGACAGAAGTCGAGCCCAATCGGTAA
- a CDS encoding HAD-IA family hydrolase has protein sequence MSNRTGLILDFGGVLTTPLLPVVLAFEQREGLPQGACISALYQDEEGVRITSDLERGAVSQTEWNEIAGKKLGVSPDNLMGRIFGGLRPEPLLIDAAAAARRAGIKVGILSNSVGLAPWDLYDGYELETLYDAVVISEHYQMRKPDAELFEAALKLMDLPAEQCVFVDDTEAYVQAAEEVGLAGVHNRDPKQTVADLSNLLGVDLTAAP, from the coding sequence ATGTCCAACCGTACCGGCCTCATCCTCGATTTCGGAGGCGTGCTCACCACCCCCCTGTTGCCTGTGGTGCTCGCCTTCGAGCAGCGTGAAGGGCTGCCCCAGGGTGCGTGTATCTCCGCGCTGTACCAGGACGAAGAGGGTGTCCGGATCACTAGTGACCTGGAGCGTGGGGCGGTCAGCCAGACCGAGTGGAACGAGATCGCGGGCAAGAAGCTGGGGGTATCCCCCGACAACCTGATGGGTCGGATCTTCGGCGGCCTGCGCCCTGAGCCGCTGCTGATCGACGCTGCCGCGGCCGCGAGGCGAGCCGGGATCAAGGTGGGCATCCTGTCCAACTCCGTAGGCCTTGCCCCTTGGGACCTGTACGACGGCTACGAGCTTGAGACCCTGTACGACGCCGTGGTGATCTCCGAGCATTACCAGATGCGCAAGCCTGACGCGGAGCTCTTCGAGGCCGCCCTCAAGCTCATGGACCTGCCCGCCGAGCAGTGCGTCTTCGTCGACGACACCGAAGCGTACGTTCAGGCGGCGGAGGAGGTCGGCCTCGCAGGGGTCCACAACAGGGATCCCAAGCAGACGGTGGCCGATCTCTCGAACCTGCTCGGCGTGGACCTCACCGCAGCGCCGTAG
- a CDS encoding endonuclease domain-containing protein produces the protein MTTSPGGQDGADIGDELQGHLGQHSGSRYRPGYRPLARGYWCDLCPDQAAFWDHCHDHGLIRGPLCRSCNGSEFLWVHTNRGVQHLMRCPGCQEAGHPRMRNRIARIGPTLRLVMDLSHPGETKIYCHGGWEGEDIEESWTDVFRDLSGGYLNSYAVCSDKDCDARWRLSISRADFELLDTVRLAAGLHLPGQPMPREGPRWVAENTPVFWMDVPQQAVPPDGGSAWHQPVTVVIPGLFGLRLERVLGLLLEKVTLGRTWTRRGRSSALELTAAPIGLVALHVLLRLPYQEAGAPVFTQGESRGWWQAAERIRAALRLSLAVGSYERSGAR, from the coding sequence GTGACGACTTCACCCGGTGGCCAGGACGGTGCGGATATCGGCGACGAATTGCAGGGTCATCTTGGCCAGCACAGTGGGTCCCGCTACCGGCCGGGGTACAGGCCGCTGGCACGCGGGTACTGGTGCGACCTGTGTCCGGATCAGGCTGCGTTTTGGGATCATTGCCATGACCATGGCTTGATCCGGGGCCCGTTGTGCCGCAGTTGCAATGGCAGCGAATTCCTCTGGGTGCACACCAATCGCGGTGTACAGCACCTGATGCGCTGCCCCGGCTGCCAGGAGGCTGGGCACCCCAGGATGCGCAATCGCATTGCCCGCATCGGTCCGACGCTGAGGCTCGTCATGGACCTCTCCCATCCTGGAGAGACCAAGATCTATTGCCATGGCGGCTGGGAAGGGGAGGACATCGAGGAGAGCTGGACAGACGTCTTTCGTGATCTGTCCGGCGGGTACCTGAACTCGTATGCGGTGTGTAGCGACAAGGACTGTGACGCGCGGTGGCGCCTGTCCATCAGCCGGGCGGACTTCGAGCTGCTCGATACTGTTCGCCTGGCGGCCGGACTGCACCTCCCCGGCCAGCCCATGCCTCGCGAGGGTCCTCGTTGGGTAGCGGAGAACACCCCTGTTTTCTGGATGGATGTCCCGCAGCAGGCCGTGCCGCCGGATGGGGGATCCGCTTGGCACCAGCCAGTGACCGTCGTCATCCCCGGTTTGTTCGGACTGCGCCTGGAGAGGGTGCTGGGACTCCTGCTGGAGAAGGTCACGCTTGGCAGGACCTGGACCAGGAGGGGGCGGTCCTCGGCTCTGGAGCTCACCGCGGCGCCCATCGGCTTGGTAGCCCTCCACGTCTTGCTGCGTCTGCCGTACCAGGAGGCCGGGGCCCCGGTGTTCACACAGGGGGAGTCCCGCGGCTGGTGGCAGGCAGCCGAGCGGATCCGGGCTGCGTTGCGCTTGTCCCTGGCCGTCGGTAGTTATGAAAGGTCAGGTGCAAGGTAG